One window from the genome of Pseudomonas fluorescens encodes:
- a CDS encoding putative quinol monooxygenase, which yields MSELHGFILHAKTRPEKAEAFEALFRAYVEPSRAEPGCIEYHMLRDQQDPTLFIFYEIWASQAHLEVHSNLPHMRQFFEQRMDYLERDFDIRRVDMLSPSSASR from the coding sequence ATGAGCGAACTGCACGGTTTCATCCTGCATGCCAAGACCCGCCCGGAAAAAGCCGAAGCCTTCGAAGCGCTGTTTCGCGCCTACGTCGAGCCAAGCCGTGCCGAGCCCGGTTGCATCGAATACCACATGCTGCGGGACCAGCAGGATCCAACGCTGTTTATCTTCTATGAGATCTGGGCCTCCCAGGCGCATCTGGAGGTGCACTCGAACCTGCCGCACATGCGGCAATTCTTCGAGCAACGCATGGACTATCTGGAGCGCGACTTCGACATCCGCCGCGTCGACATGCTCAGCCCGTCCTCGGCTAGCCGCTGA
- a CDS encoding sulfite exporter TauE/SafE family protein gives MNTLIAFYQNLGLALSLLVIATFLLAGTIKGVIGLGLPTISMGLLGLAMAPAQAAALLIIPATLTNLWQLAFGGHLQALIRRLWPLLLAIFMGTGLGTLWIGMTGGAWVVRALGGALLLYALSGLLLPTLRVGPGAESWIAPLCGLLTGLITSATGVFVIPAVPYLQALGLSKDELVQALGLSFTVSTLALAAGLLWRGELGGGELSASLLALAPALLGMWLGQWLRQRISAVLFKRAFFIGLGVLGGHLLISG, from the coding sequence ATGAACACACTCATCGCTTTCTATCAAAATCTCGGCCTGGCCCTTTCCCTGCTGGTCATCGCCACCTTCCTGCTGGCCGGCACCATCAAGGGTGTGATCGGCCTGGGGCTGCCGACCATCTCCATGGGTTTGCTCGGGCTGGCTATGGCTCCGGCGCAGGCTGCGGCGTTGCTGATTATCCCGGCGACCCTGACCAATCTCTGGCAACTGGCGTTTGGCGGTCATCTGCAAGCCCTGATCCGGCGCCTGTGGCCGCTGCTGCTGGCGATTTTCATGGGCACCGGGCTCGGTACGCTGTGGATCGGTATGACGGGTGGGGCTTGGGTGGTGCGGGCCTTGGGCGGGGCGTTGTTGCTGTATGCGTTGAGCGGGCTGTTGCTGCCGACGCTGCGGGTCGGTCCCGGTGCCGAATCGTGGATCGCTCCGCTTTGTGGGCTGCTGACCGGCCTCATCACCTCCGCCACCGGTGTGTTCGTCATTCCGGCGGTGCCCTATCTGCAAGCGCTGGGCTTGAGCAAGGATGAATTGGTGCAAGCCCTGGGCCTGTCATTCACCGTTTCTACTCTGGCCCTGGCCGCCGGCCTGTTGTGGCGCGGCGAACTGGGCGGCGGCGAATTGAGCGCTTCGTTACTGGCGCTGGCACCGGCGCTGCTGGGGATGTGGCTGGGGCAATGGTTGCGCCAGCGGATCAGCGCCGTGTTGTTCAAACGGGCATTTTTCATCGGCCTCGGCGTGCTCGGCGGCCATTTGCTGATCAGCGGCTAG